In Carassius carassius chromosome 5, fCarCar2.1, whole genome shotgun sequence, one genomic interval encodes:
- the nup88 gene encoding nucleoporin 88, with product MASFAGDRWRESLKNHDIFTKLQDRLHLEPQGTSKRIAKNLTFCLNGDLFIWDCVESVFYTTNLRQLNTDGDTDTSKYQTLLCINPPLFEVCQVLVSPTQYHVALIGQRGATILELPQRWGKRSEFEGGRIQINCKTIPVAERFFTSCASVTLRQAAWYPSETEEPHLVLLTSDNTIRFYNLKEPQSPAKVLSVSQVDEESIVHTRGRSYAASLGETAVAFDFGPLADSPRLSALRMKAELLVYPLYILYGNGETFLSYISLTHSVSNLGKPMGPLPMYPAAEDNYGYDACAVLCLPCVPNILVIATESGMLYHCVVLEAEEEEDGGAVERWSRGSETVPSLYVFECVELELTLKLAAGEEEELTESDFTCPIRLHRDPLCQHRYHCTHEAGVHSVGLTWFKKLHGFLESDEEDKDSLQELAAEQRCIVEHILCTRPLTNSLPAPVRGFWIVSDLSLGATMICITSTYECLLLPLLSSIRPPSPPLLCSHPGAGSGSSPLRGLAEDSFEQHIRNILARSSTNPLMLRAGDKDSSPPPPECLQLLSRATQVFREEYILKLGLAHEEMQRRVKLLTGQKNKQLEDLALCREERKSLREAAERLADKYEDAKYRQEAIINRVKQVLGSLRSQLPVLSDSEKDMRKELHTIHDQLRHLDNGIKQVNMKKEYQKKQMNTGAPPARSSLTLNAHQRKCVQGVLKEQGEHIAGMMKQIKDIKNHFSF from the exons ATGGCGTCGTTCGCGGGAGACCGTTGGAGGGAATCGCTGAAGAACCACGACATCTTCACTAAATTACAAGACAGGCTTCATTTAGAGCCTCAGGGCACAAGCAAACGAATAGCCAAGAACCTTACGTTTTGTCTGAACGGTGACTTGTTCATATGGGATTGTGTTGAGAGTGTGTTTTACACCACAAACCTGCGACAGCTGAACACTGACGGCGACACGGACACTTCGAAATACCAG ACTCTGCTGTGCATCAACCCGCCGCTGTTTGAGGTGTGCCAGGTGCTCGTAAGCCCGACGCAGTATCATGTGGCTCTCATCGGTCAGCGCGGAGCGACGATACTGGAACTGCCTCAGCGCTGGGGGAAGAGATCAGAGTTTGAGGGAGGACGCATCCAGATCAACTGCAA AACGATTCCCGTGGCCGAGCGTTTCTTCACCAGTTGTGCCTCGGTGACGCTCCGGCAGGCCGCCTGGTATCCCAGTGAAACCGAGGAGCCTCATCTGGTTCTGCTGACCTCAGATAACACCATCAG ATTTTATAATCTTAAGGAGCCACAGTCCCCTGCCAAAGTTTTGTCTGTGTCTCAGGTGGACGAGGAAAGCATTGTTCATACAAGAGG ACGTTCCTATGCAGCATCTCTGGGCGAGACGGCTGTGGCGTTTGACTTTGGGCCGCTGGCAGATTCTCCTCGTCTGAGCGCTCTGCGTATGAAGGCAGAGCTGCTGGTGTATCCACTCTACATACTGTATGGAAATGGAGAGACGTTTCTGAGCTATATTTCTCTCACACACAG TGTCAGTAATTTAGGGAAGCCGATGGGCCCATTACCCATGTACCCCGCGGCAGAAGATAATTACGGCTATGATGCGTGTGCTGTGCTCTGCCTGCCTTGTGTGCCAAACATCCTGGTTATCGCCACTGAATCAGGAATGCTGTACCACTGTGTGGTGCTGGAGgccgaggaagaggaggatggtGGA GCTGTAGAGAGATGGTCCAGAGGCTCAGAGACTGTGCCCTCGCTttatgtgtttgagtgtgtggagCTGGAGCTGACACTCAAACTGGCTGCTGGGGAGGAGGAGGAGCTTACAGAGTCAGATTTCACCTGCCCAATCAGATTACACCGAG ACCCTCTGTGTCAGCACAGGTACCACTGCACCCATGAGGCCGGTGTTCACAGTGTAGGACTCACCTGGTTCAAAAAACTGCACGGGTTTCTGGAGTCTG ATGAGGAGGATAAAGACAGTCTGCAGGAGCTGGCAGCAGAGCAGCGCTGTATAGTGGAGCACATCCTGTGCACCAGACCTCTCACTAATAG cttgcCGGCTCCTGTTCGTGGGTTTTGGATCGTGTCAGACCTGTCCCTGGGAGCCACCATGATCTGCATCACGAGTACCTACGAATGTCTCCTGCTCCCTCTGCT GAGCTCTATTCGTCCCCCGTCCCCTCCGTTGCTCTGCTCTCACCCGGGGGCGGGGTCAGGAAGCTCTCCTCTGCGTGGATTGGCTGAAGACTCCTTCGAACAGCATATTCGCAACATCCTGGCACGCAGCTCAACCAATCCATTAATGCTGAG ggcaGGTGATAAGGACtcgtctcctcctcctccagaaTGTCTGCAGCTGTTGAGCAGAGCCACacaggtgttcagagaggagtacATCCTCAAACTGGGCCTGGCGCATGAAGAAATGCAGAGAAG AGTAAAGCTCCTGACCGGCCAGAAGAATAAGCAGCTGGAGGATCTTGCTCTTTGTAGAGAGGAGAG AAAAAGCCTGAGAGAGGCTGCGGAGCGGCTGGCTGATAAATATGAAGATGCCAAGTACCGTCAGGAAGCCATCATTAACAG agttAAACAGGTTTTGGGAAGTCTGCGGAGCCAACTTCCTGTGCTGTCAGACAGTGAGAAGGACATGAGGAAGGAACTGCACACCATCCATGATCAGCTCCGTCACCTTGACAATGGAATTAAACAG GTGAACATGAAGAAGGAATATCAGAAGAAGCAGATGAATACAGGAGCCCCTCCGGCTCGCTCCAGTCTAACACTCAACGCCCATCAGAGGAAGTGTGTCCAGGGAGTGCTGAAAGAACA GGGAGAGCACATCGCTGGCATGATGAAGCAGATCAAGGACATCAAGAATCATTTCAGTTTCTGA